A window of Perognathus longimembris pacificus isolate PPM17 chromosome 6, ASM2315922v1, whole genome shotgun sequence contains these coding sequences:
- the Tshz2 gene encoding teashirt homolog 2, giving the protein MPRRKQQAPKRAAGYVQEEQLKEEEDIKEEEEEEEDSGSVAPLQESNDTGTDEELETGPEQKGYFSCQNSPESHVSNQDAENESLLSDASDQVSDIKSICGRDAPDKKASAHPKPPSEGHNCMDKMTAVYANILSDSYWSGLGLGFKVSNSERRNCETRNGNAKSDFDWHQDALSKSLQQNLPSRSVSKPSLFSSVQLYRQSSKVCGTVFTGASRFRCRQCSAAYDTLVELTVHMNETGHYQDDNRKKDKLRPTSYSKPRKRAFQDMDKEDAQKVLKCMFCGDSFDSLQDLSVHMIKTKHYQKVPLKEPVPTISSKMVVPAKKRVFDVNRPCSPDSTTGSFADSFSSPKSVNLPLSSNNRYGYQNGASYTWQFEACKSQILKCMECGSSHDTLQQLTTHMMVTGHFLKVTSSASKKGKQLVLDPLAVEKMQSLSETSSTESLAAKPSSNSGMDCAASTTELKKESKQEKPEESPKEEKVVKSEVYEDPLHKPLDPTIKYQYLREEDLEDGSKGGGDILKSLENTVTTAINKAQNGAPSWSAYPSIHAAYQLSEGTKPPLAMGPQLLQIRPNLAHKLRPIAPKWKVMPLVSVPTNLAPCTQVKKEVEEKEEVRKECGKESPHEEASSFSHTEGDSFTKSDPPSEARKSEPCPLKEEDKATKESAEKEPGQPAEPVSSLSNGCVLASHAPALPCINPLSALQSVLNNHLGKATEPLRSPSCASPSSSTIPMFHKPSLGGMDKPVLSPASTRPASVSRRYVFESNDQPIDLTKSKSKKAESAQAQSCTSPPQKHALCDIADMVKVLPKATTPKPAASSRVPPVKLEMDVRRFEDVSGDVSTLHKRKGRQSNWNPQHLLILQAQFASSLFQTSEGKYLLSDLGPQERMQISKFTGLSMTTISHWLANVKYQLRKTGGTKFLKNMDKGHPIFYCSDCASQFRTPSTYISHLESHLGFQMKDMTRMAADQQSKVEQEISRVSSAQRSPETIAGEEDTDSKFKCKLCCRTFVSKHAVKLHLSKTHSKSPEHHSQFVTDVDEE; this is encoded by the coding sequence GCTATGTCCAGGAGGAGCAgctgaaggaagaggaggacatcaaagaggaagaggaggaggaggaggacagtggttctgtggctccgcTTCAGGAGAGCAACGACACAGGGACTGATGAGGAGCTAGAAACAGGCCCAGAGCAGAAAGGCTACTTCAGCTGCCAGAACTCTCCAGAAAGTCACGTGTCCAATCAGGACGCCGAGAACGAGTCTCTACTGAGCGATGCCAGCGACCAGGTGTCAGACATCAAGAGCATCTGTGGCCGAGATGCCCCGGACAAGAAGGCGAGCGCACACCCCAAGCCTCCCAGCGAGGGCCACAACTGTATGGACAAAATGACCGCTGTCTATGCCAACATCTTGTCCGATTCCTACTGGTCAGGCCTGGGCCTCGGCTTCAAGGTGTCCAACAGCGAGCGGCGGAATTGTGAGACTCGGAATGGCAATGCCAAGAGTGATTTTGATTGGCACCAAGACGCCCTGTCCAAAAGCCTGCAGCAGAACTTGCCTTCCCGATCCGTGTCCAAGCCCAGCCTGTTCAGTTCGGTGCAGCTCTACCGACAGAGCAGTAAGGTGTGTGGTACCGTGTTCACCGGGGCCAGCCGCTTCCGCTGCCGGCAGTGCAGCGCGGCCTACGACACCCTGGTGGAGCTGACTGTGCACATGAACGAGACGGGCCACTACCAAGATGACAACCGCAAAAAGGACAAGCTGAGACCCACAAGCTACTCAAAACCCCGGAAAAGAGCCTTCCAGGACATGGACAAAGAGGATGCTCAGAAAGTGCTGAAATGCATGTTTTGTGGGGATTCTTTTGATTCCTTACAAGACTTGAGCGTCCACAtgatcaaaacaaaacattaccAAAAAGTGCCTTTGAAGGAGCCAGTACCAACCATTTCATCCAAAATGGTCGTCCCCGCCAAGAAACGTGTCTTTGACGTCAATCGGCCTTGCTCTCCAGATTCGACCACGGGATCGTTCGcagattccttttcttctccgAAGAGTGTCAACCTGCCGCTGTCCTCCAACAACCGGTATGGTTACCAGAACGGCGCCAGCTACACCTGGCAGTTCGAGGCCTGCAAGTCCCAGATCTTAAAGTGCATGGAGTGTGGAAGTTCCCACGACACGCTGCAGCAGCTCACCACACACATGATGGTCACCGGGCACTTTCTCAAAGTCACAAGCTCAGCCTCCAAGAAAGGCAAGCAGCTGGTGCTAGATCCACTGGCGGTGGAGAAGATGCAGTCCTTATCAGAGACCTCGAGCACCGAGTCTCTGGCTGCCAAGCCATCGAGTAACTCGGGGATGGACTGTGCAGCCTCTACAACCGAGctaaagaaggaaagcaagcaagagaaACCGGAGGAGAGCCCCAAGGAGGAGAAAGTGGTGAAAAGCGAGGTCTATGAAGATCCACTACACAAACCCTTAGACCCCACCATAAAATACCAGTACCTGAGAGAAGAGGATTTGGAGGATGGCTCCAAGGGCGGAGGGGACATTTTGAAGTCACTGGAAAACACCGTCACCACAGCCATCAATAAAGCCCAAAATGGCGCTCCCAGCTGGAGTGCCTACCCCAGCATCCATGCCGCCTACCAGCTGTCGGAGGGCACCAAGCCACCCCTGGCCATGGGACCCCAGCTACTGCAGATTCGGCCGAACTTGGCCCACAAGTTAAGGCCCATCGCACCCAAGTGGAAGGTCATGCCGCTGGTGTCCGTGCCCACCAACCTGGCCCCGTGCACCCAAGTgaagaaggaggtggaggagaaggaggaagtccGGAAGGAGTGCGGGAAGGAGAGTCCTCACGAGGAGGCCTCATCGTTCAGCCACACCGAGGGCGACTCCTTCACCAAAAGCGACCCGCCTTCAGAAGCCAGAAAGTCAGAGCCATGTCCCCTGAAGGAGGAGGACAAGGCGACCAAGGAGAGCGCTGAGAAAGAGCCAGGGCAGCCCGCAGAGCCGGTGTCGTCTCTCAGCAACGGCTGTGTGCTCGCCAGCCACGCCCCAGCCCTGCCGTGCATCAACCCACTCAGCGCCCTGCAGTCTGTCTTAAACAACCACCTGGGCAAAGCCACCGAGCCCCTGCGCTCTCCTTCCTGCGCCAGCCCCAGCTCAAGCACAATTCCCATGTTTCACAAGCCCAGTCTCGGCGGCATGGACAAGCCGGTCTTGAGTCCCGCCTCCACGAGACCCGCCAGCGTGTCCCGGCGCTACGTGTTTGAGAGTAACGATCAGCCCATCGACCTGACCAAGTCCAAGAGCAAGAAAGCCGAGTCCGCGCAAGCACAGTCCTGCACGTCCCCGCCGCAGAAGCACGCGCTGTGTGACATCGCCGACATGGTCAAGGTCCTCCCCAAAGCCACCACCCCGAAGCCCGCCGCCTCCTCCAGGGTCCCGCCCGTGAAGCTGGAAATGGACGTCAGGCGCTTCGAGGACGTCTCCGGCGACGTCTCCACGCTCCATAAGAGGAAAGGCCGGCAGTCTAACTGGAACCCGCAGCACCTGCTCATCTTGCAGGCCCAGTTTGCCTCCAGCCTCTTCCAGACGTCGGAGGGCAAATACCTGCTCTCCGACCTGGGCCCCCAGGAACGGATGCAGATCTCCAAGTTTACAGGGCTCTCCATGACCACCATCAGCCACTGGCTGGCCAATGTCAAGTACCAGCTTAGGAAAACAGGAGGGACGAAGTTTCTGAAAAACATGGATAAAGGACACCCCATCTTTTACTGCAGTGACTGTGCCTCGCAGTTCAGAACCCCTTCCACCTACATTAGTCATTTAGAATCCCACCTGGGTTTCCAAATGAAGGATATGACCCGAATGGCAGCGGACCAGCAAAGCAAGGTAGAGCAAGAGATTTCCCGGGTGTCATCCGCTCAGAGGTCTCCGGAAACAATAGCTGGCGAAGAGGACACAGACTCTAAATTCAAGTGTAAGTTGTGCTGTCGGACATTTGTGAGCAAACACGCTGTCAAACTCCACCTAAGCAAAACGCACAGCAAGTCACCCGAGCACCATTCACAGTTTGTAACAGACGTGGATGAAGAATAG